A window of Solanum stenotomum isolate F172 chromosome 3, ASM1918654v1, whole genome shotgun sequence contains these coding sequences:
- the LOC125860704 gene encoding plant intracellular Ras-group-related LRR protein 7 isoform X1, which produces MGCRSSKSTDAGTISRWRSTGIVALRDSKLKTFPDEVFDLERSVRTLDLTHNKMVEIPMEINKLTNLQRLILADNIIERLPMNLGLLQSLKVATFDGNRITNLPDELGQLVKLERLSVSANLLTSLPDTIGSLRSLVLLNVSNNKLKVLPESIGSCCSLEELQANDNSIEELPGSVCNLIQLKSLCLNNNNLNQMPSNLLRECKGLQNIALHGNPITMDQFQQMEGFQEFETRRKMKFDKQIDSNVIISSKGLDEGVDL; this is translated from the exons ATGGGGTGCCGCAGCAGCAAATCCACTGATGCTGGCACAATTTCTCGATGGCGGTCCACTGGAATCGTTGCTTTACGCGACTCCAAATTGAAG ACATTTCCTGATGAAGTTTTTGACCTGGAAAGATCTGTACGTACCCTCGACTTAACACACAATAAAATGG TTGAAATTCCTATGGAGATCAACAAATTAACCAACTTACAACGTCTT attttagCTGATAACATTATTGAGCGCCTTCCCATGAATCTGGGATTGCTCCAGTCTTTGAAAGTGGCAACATTTGATGGGAATCGAATCACAAATTTGCCTGATGAAT TGGGGCAGTTGGTGAAACTTGAGCGTCTGTCTGTCTCAGCAAACCTGTTGACCAGCTTGCCTGACACAATCGGGAGCTTGCGGAGT TTGGTTTTGTTGAATGTTTCAAACAACAAGTTAAAGGTTCTTCCTGAATCAATTGGAAGTTGCTGCTCATTGGAAGAACTGCAAGCAAATG ATAACTCCATTGAAGAGCTTCCTGGTTCAGTTTGCAATCTCATTCAGCTAAAATCACTCTGTTTGAACAATAATAATCTTAATCAG ATGCCTTCAAATTTATTAAGAGAATGCAAGGGCTTGCAGAACATAGCCCTACATGGCAATCCCATCACTATGGACCAATTTCAACAA ATGGAAGGATTTCAAGAATTTGAAACCAGGCGTAAAATGAAGTTCGACAAACAAATTGATTCAAATGTGATAATTAGTTCTAAAGGGCTTGATGAGGGTGTTGATCTGTGA
- the LOC125860704 gene encoding plant intracellular Ras-group-related LRR protein 7 isoform X2, producing MAVHWNRCFTRLQIEVEIPMEINKLTNLQRLILADNIIERLPMNLGLLQSLKVATFDGNRITNLPDELGQLVKLERLSVSANLLTSLPDTIGSLRSLVLLNVSNNKLKVLPESIGSCCSLEELQANDNSIEELPGSVCNLIQLKSLCLNNNNLNQMPSNLLRECKGLQNIALHGNPITMDQFQQMEGFQEFETRRKMKFDKQIDSNVIISSKGLDEGVDL from the exons ATGGCGGTCCACTGGAATCGTTGCTTTACGCGACTCCAAATTGAAG TTGAAATTCCTATGGAGATCAACAAATTAACCAACTTACAACGTCTT attttagCTGATAACATTATTGAGCGCCTTCCCATGAATCTGGGATTGCTCCAGTCTTTGAAAGTGGCAACATTTGATGGGAATCGAATCACAAATTTGCCTGATGAAT TGGGGCAGTTGGTGAAACTTGAGCGTCTGTCTGTCTCAGCAAACCTGTTGACCAGCTTGCCTGACACAATCGGGAGCTTGCGGAGT TTGGTTTTGTTGAATGTTTCAAACAACAAGTTAAAGGTTCTTCCTGAATCAATTGGAAGTTGCTGCTCATTGGAAGAACTGCAAGCAAATG ATAACTCCATTGAAGAGCTTCCTGGTTCAGTTTGCAATCTCATTCAGCTAAAATCACTCTGTTTGAACAATAATAATCTTAATCAG ATGCCTTCAAATTTATTAAGAGAATGCAAGGGCTTGCAGAACATAGCCCTACATGGCAATCCCATCACTATGGACCAATTTCAACAA ATGGAAGGATTTCAAGAATTTGAAACCAGGCGTAAAATGAAGTTCGACAAACAAATTGATTCAAATGTGATAATTAGTTCTAAAGGGCTTGATGAGGGTGTTGATCTGTGA